Within Metabacillus sp. KUDC1714, the genomic segment CCTTCTAGGGAATTCTATAAATTATAGCTTCTTCTTTGCTTGCTCCCAATAATACAATTGCGGAAAGCGTATATGAACAACATATTCATGGAATAGAGTATAGCTGATAAAACCAACGAGCTTCCAATCTACTGCATCAAACATAAACGATCAGCCCCTTTATTGTGTGAAACGAACATGATGGAAAATTTAAGTGCTTAGTAAAGGGAACATTACATGTACGTTTTTATAATATATGGTCAGATAGACTTGTTTGATACATGGTAAATTGCCTTGAGTTTTAAATCAGGGACTGGTATTTATCCTTGTGCTTTTCTAAAAAGTAAAGAGGCTGACACAAAGTGCCAACCTCTTTAGCCAATTTATTAAATTGTTATTGTTGAGAATAACCGCTCATAGATTGTTGAGCCATAGATACTAAACGTTTAGTGATTTCTCCACCTACAGAACCGTTAGCTCTAGAAGTTGTTTCTCCACCTAAGTTTACACCAAATTCTGAAGCGATTTCATATTTCATTTGATCAATCGCTTGTGAAGCTCCTGGTACTACAAGTTGATTAGACGAATTGCTGTTTGAACTGTTTTGTGCCATCTGTCATTCATCTCCTCATAAAAGTTGTATTGGTTGGGTTAGTTGGAATTGCACCAAACATATGAAGACCTTATTGGTTTCATTGCCTCACTTGGCGTAACCCATTCATGAAAAAGTGTTGCTTGCGCTTGCGTTGTTGCTTGATGTTACTAAGTATTATGGATAATTCTTTCGTTAATATTCAAAGAAAAGGTGGTAATTTTTTCTTAATAACTTGCTTCAAGAACTGTAGTTTGAAACAAAGGATGTCTTGTTTTGAATGCAAAGTGATCACATCATCTTTTATCTCAAGGCTGCCCAATGTATTCCGCATTTCTTACATAAAATAATGATGTTTAGAGATTCTAAAAATATGTAGTTAATAAAGGGGATGGGTCGATGGAATTGTGTCCTTTATGTAATGGATTGGAGACGCGAATTATCCAATGTCCTAATTGCCAGAGGATCATGGAGGATAGAGGGAAGATCACTGATTATCTTGATGATTATAGTGCATATATGGATATTGATATAATGAAGCTGTTTGATGGAAATGCAAACTCCTTAGAAGAACATAAATGTATTCATTATTTTTATTGTCCTACGTGTCAGCATGAAGAAACAAATGCTATAAATGAGTGACTTTGTTTCACTATAGAAAAAAACAAAAACCCCGTTCATTAGAACGAGGCTTTTTGTCCATTTCTTATTTCTCACCAGCAGGGCGAATTCTTAGTTCAGAATCAGTATCGAAGAAGTGAGCTTTGTTCATATCTAAAGCTAAATCAAGTGTTTGACCTGGTTTAATGTCTGTACGAGAGTCAACACGCGCTACGAATGTTTGACCATCAATTTCAGAGTAAAGCATAGTTTCTGCACCCATTAACTCAGCAACTTCAATTTTTGCAGTGATTTTTGTATTTTGAGAAGCATCGATGAATACTGGCTCATCATGAATTTCTTCAGGACGAACTCCCATAAGAATTTCTTTGTTTACATAGCCTTGCTCACGAAGGTATTTCATTTTGCCTTCTGGAACAACTACTGAAGTAGTACCAAATGAGAATTTACCATCTGTAAGTTTACCTTTAAAGAAGTTCATTGCAGGTGAGCCAATGAATCCACCAACGAATGCATTTTCAGGCTTGTCATATACTTCTTTAGGTGAACCAACTTGTTGGATTAAACCATCTTTAAGTACAACAAGACGAGTAGCCATTGTCATCGCTTCTGTTTGGTCATGTGTTACATAAATTGTTGTTGTTTGTAAGCGTTGGTGTAATTTTGTGATTTCAGCACGCATTTGTACACGAAGCTTAGCATCAAGGTTAGATAAAGGCTCATCCATTAAGAATACTTTTGCATCACGAACGATCGCACGACCTAGTGCAACACGCTGACGTTGCCCACCTGATAATGCTTTTGGCTTACGTTGTAAGTATTGTTCAAGTCCAAGGATTTTAGCTGCATCTGTTACACGACGCTCAATTTCGTCTTTTGGTAGTTTACGAAGCTTTAATCCGAATGCCATGTTGTCATATACGTTCATATGTGGGTAAAGAGCGTAGTTTTGGAATACCATCGCGATGTCACGATCTTTAGGTGCTACATCGTTCATACGTTTTCCGTCGATGAAGAAATCACCTTTTGAGATTTCTTCTAATCCTGCTACCATACGAAGTGTAGTAGATTTACCACAACCAGATGGACCAACGAATACGATAAACTCTTTATCTTGGATATGAAGGTTGAAGTCTTCTACTGCAGTTACTTTATTGTCATAGATTTTGTAAATATTATCTAGTCTTAATTCAGCCATTTTTAATTCCTCCCCATTTTTGAAAGCGTTTTAACTTGTTTTCATTGTAAGGGATTTCATAGAAAGAAGTAAACGTACAAGTTGCACGAAAAAAATTAGGCTCTTTTGTGCAACTTGTAAATGCTATGCTAGTTTTCATGACGAACTAGCATAATTGCTAGGAAAATAAAAGTAGCATTTGAAAACGTACGGATGTCCAAACCCGTTTTTTCTAGTAACTTTTCTAATCGATATTGGAGGCTATTACGATGAATAAATAATCTTTTAGCCGTTGATGATGCATTTAAATTTGATTGTAAAAAGGCCTCAATCGTATAAAGAAGCTCATTATCTTCAATTGCCTCTATTAAATGATTAGATAGAATATCCTTTTTAACACTTGATGGAGACTTCATGATCAGTAAGGGTAATCCCTCATAAAAGGTTAATGCTTTTTCACGATTAGCAGAACGGTGCAAGGTTTGGAAGCAGCTTTGCTCTAAGGAAAATTTGTCTCTCAAAGCATGATCATTTTTTTGTAGTTGTCCAATATAAAAATATGGCTCTACATAAAAATCAGTCGTTAATGTATCACTTAGATCCTTTAGGGATTCAACTTCAAAGGTTATAGTCGGTTTTTCCTCGATAATAATACCATGAGAACTACTTAACCAAATGACAAGTTCGGAGTTAATAATACCTTGAACTGCTGCTTCAAAGTTCTGTTTATCCTCTATTGGTTGTTTTAAATAAAAGTAATAAAACCGGAGTGTCACATGATCTGATGGAAGGGGGGATTCACCATTTTTACTCTCAGTAAATAGATAATCAAACCATTTACGTTGAGAGACTGTAAAGTGATCTTCATTCAGCAATTCAACTGGTTGAAATAGAGAAGTGAGTAGATCTATTTCTTTTTCTGCTAAGGTAGTTTTAAGAATACCAAAGATTTGCCCAATCTCAGTTCGGAACCATTTAAATCTTGTATCATTTGGATTATATGTAATCGTCATGGCTTCTTTATAATGTTGCATAAGATTTTCTAACATCGGAATGCTCCTTTAGTGCATGGATTCTTTATATCCATTATAGAAAAGATAGCGTAAGCATGAAAGCCTAAGTATTGTGAGTTTACGTCTTAATATTATCTGTAAACCTTAGGAACGATAAAATGTGGTTAAGCTTAGAGTATTAGAGGGGGGGCTGCTTTCTATAATTAAGTGAAAAGTAAAAGACTGCAATAATAATTGCAGCCTTATTCCTCAATTTGATGTGGTGGTTCTTCTTTTACTAGATCCCTTGCTTCTTCAATATTAGTCGTGTCTTCTCTCATATGAACAGAACCGCCAGATAATCCTTCATTTATTATTCGGTCAATATCCAAATAAGCTTTGTCTTTCCCTTCATAATTCAGATCTTGTTTTACAGCATCATCTTTTTTTGTCATTTTTAAAACCTCCTCATACACGGTAGTTTGTGCTGGAGGTGCTATCATCATTCATAATTATTCGTATACATGGAAAAGCATTAGTTCGTGAATTTGCGATTGGATATCTGTTACTACCTCCTTAGGGGGTGTCATAACGCCCCATTCAATTTGTCCATTTTTATGGTAGGTTCCGTCGTAATGATTTCCTCTAAAGTAAAAGGAGATTCGCCAGCCTGGTAAATTTACTTGCTTAAACAAAGGTTTATATTGAAAATGTGTAATCAACCTTATCGCCCCTTTCCTATATTAGGATTAATACGGCGAAATGCTCAAAAATCCTCCTGAACAAATGTGGTAACATTTGTTAATTTTGTAAACAATTCTACTAACTGGGTTATTCGGTTTTTTTGGATAGTCATTTCATCAAATATCATAGGCTTTGAATTAACTTCAAATAGCATTGGATCTCCTTGAGGGGTTAACCCAACATCCATTGAAAATTCACCGATAAATCCGTAGCTTTCTGTTAGTTGAGCACCAACTGTTTGAGCTAACCAATTTAATTGCGAAATAGAACATTTATGCTCAATACGTTGAAATGAAATAATATCTCCACCATTTGGAACATGAGTGATAATTGAGTGAGCTGCTGCTTTTCGAACCCCAACCCCGAAGATTTTATGTATACCATTGTCAAATAGGCAGAGGATTCTTAAATCATATTTGCATTTGTCAATTTTATCAGTATGGATTTCTGTTTGTATGAGGTACTGCTTGTTCTTTAAAAGCGTCTCTATGTCCTGCACAAAATCTGAGTGGAAATATTTTATCCTTTTATTTTTTCTATGGAGGTAGAAATGTAATCCATCAAAAGATAGCTTATAAATGCCTTTTCCTTTATGACCCGTTACAGGCTTAACGTAAAGGGCATGATAGGTGCTTAATTTAGAAAGTAAATCGTTTATATTTGTATAAATCCAAGTTTTGGGTAAATAAGCTGATAGTTGCTTTGATTTTGATAGAGAACAATAGCTTTCCCATTTATTAAAAAAACAGGGATTGAAAAAATACTTTCCTTCTTTTTTATATAGTTGTTTAAGAGCTAAAAATGGGGCATGTGTTTCTTCTATTCTAGAAGAAACTTTGTTATAGATGAGGTCAGGAAAGGGGAAGGAAAGCTTCCCCCATTTTTGATCATGATGCAAATAGATATAGCCAGAAACATAGTCCCTATGGACGCCTTCTGTTGTGAAAATAAAGGATAGACCACCAACTTTCATGAGTTCCTTTTGGATCGACTTAAAAACTGAGTGATCACCGCGAAAGGAATCCTCTAGTTTGCCTTTACTTGTTAGAATTCCAACAAGAGGGGAGTAATTAAACTTCTTCATGAATCAATTCCTCAGGATTAAAAATGGCCTTTTTGGATAAATATAATCCGTATTCCAGAGATGCCTTACGTGAGAGAATATCTGCATCTTTTAGTTCTGGGTGGCAAAAAATCGATCTGCCAGGCTTTGAATTTGCCTCAAACATCCAAATCCTTCCGTTTTGATCAATTCCCAAATCAAAGCCAATCTCACCGATAAAGCCTTGTATCTTGTCATCAATGACATTACTTAAAATAATTGCTGCCTCTGTTAGGTCATGAAAGGCTTTTACTCGATCCTGTGGCTCAGGATATATTTCTTCGAGTGTTTTAACAGCACCTCCACTATTTAAATGTGTGGTAACACTCCCTTTTCCCGCAACCTTTGCTGCAATAGCCGTGACTTTCCATACGCCGTTTTCATCTTTGTTTGTATGGATTCTAAAATCAATGGGCTTCCCATCTAAACGAATCAATTTAATGCCTTGTTGAGCGAGATAACTAGAAAGAAGTCTGTCTTTAAAGGACGCCTTTAAGAAATGTTCAATGGAAGGATATTTTCTTAATCGATTAACTTCCTTTTCATCTCGATATCTAGAATAATATTGATTATCCTCACGTGAATACATAAGATGATAGACTCCTAGACCTAAACTGCCGTTTGCAGGCTTTAAATAGATGCTTTGGAAAGAAGCGAGCATTTCTTCCATTTTGCTAATGGAAGGAGTATGGTAAGTAGCTGGCAAATACTTTGCTACTTGAGTGTCATGAACTAAAAGCTTATGGATTGACCATTTATTAAAAAATCCAGGATTATACCAAGGTATGGAGTATTCCTCAGTTAGGCGTTTTTTTACGAGTCTCAATGCTTGATGATTTTCGATTCGCCGATTCGGTAAACGGTCGTATACAGAATTTGGAAACGGAAAAGTTACTTGCTTCCAGCCATTCTTTCCATAGGTAAAGCCATCTATAGTGCCTTCCTCCCAATTTATATGGTGGGCACCAAATACAAATGTGTAAAGTCCTAGCGATTGATCAAGAGATAAAAATTTAGCGAAAAATAAGGAGCGTTCACCAATCGGACGCAGTATAGATTCAGTAAACCCTGCAGTGAAAATACCAATTAAGGGTCCTAAATGAAGGGTACCATCATTAAAGAAGAGATGTGTTTTTCCATTAGTAGGAAGCATTAGTTGATTTGCCATCACGAGCGGTAATAAGATACTCTCCTCTAGCTCTTTACTGTATTGAACCTCACAAGGAAGCATAAGAGTTCCGAATGATAGTGTATTAACGTGTCCGAATTTCATTGTAGAAATCGGTAAGTGAATGCAATGATCTGTAGAGTTTGTTATTTTAATGGAATATGTTGTACTCATTAGTTCGACTCCTTTATAGCTGCTTGGTTTCGTAAAAAATGACAATAGGCTAATGGAGCTTCAAATAGATTTTCTGCTGCATTAGGATTTGTTTCGATAAGTGTTTTTCTACCTGGTTTTGAGTTCATATCTAAAATCCATACTGAACCATCTTTTGCATAACCAATATCAACCCCGATTTCGAATAAAC encodes:
- a CDS encoding YheC/YheD family endospore coat-associated protein codes for the protein MKKFNYSPLVGILTSKGKLEDSFRGDHSVFKSIQKELMKVGGLSFIFTTEGVHRDYVSGYIYLHHDQKWGKLSFPFPDLIYNKVSSRIEETHAPFLALKQLYKKEGKYFFNPCFFNKWESYCSLSKSKQLSAYLPKTWIYTNINDLLSKLSTYHALYVKPVTGHKGKGIYKLSFDGLHFYLHRKNKRIKYFHSDFVQDIETLLKNKQYLIQTEIHTDKIDKCKYDLRILCLFDNGIHKIFGVGVRKAAAHSIITHVPNGGDIISFQRIEHKCSISQLNWLAQTVGAQLTESYGFIGEFSMDVGLTPQGDPMLFEVNSKPMIFDEMTIQKNRITQLVELFTKLTNVTTFVQEDF
- a CDS encoding YheC/YheD family endospore coat-associated protein — encoded protein: MSTTYSIKITNSTDHCIHLPISTMKFGHVNTLSFGTLMLPCEVQYSKELEESILLPLVMANQLMLPTNGKTHLFFNDGTLHLGPLIGIFTAGFTESILRPIGERSLFFAKFLSLDQSLGLYTFVFGAHHINWEEGTIDGFTYGKNGWKQVTFPFPNSVYDRLPNRRIENHQALRLVKKRLTEEYSIPWYNPGFFNKWSIHKLLVHDTQVAKYLPATYHTPSISKMEEMLASFQSIYLKPANGSLGLGVYHLMYSREDNQYYSRYRDEKEVNRLRKYPSIEHFLKASFKDRLLSSYLAQQGIKLIRLDGKPIDFRIHTNKDENGVWKVTAIAAKVAGKGSVTTHLNSGGAVKTLEEIYPEPQDRVKAFHDLTEAAIILSNVIDDKIQGFIGEIGFDLGIDQNGRIWMFEANSKPGRSIFCHPELKDADILSRKASLEYGLYLSKKAIFNPEELIHEEV
- a CDS encoding ABC transporter ATP-binding protein, giving the protein MAELRLDNIYKIYDNKVTAVEDFNLHIQDKEFIVFVGPSGCGKSTTLRMVAGLEEISKGDFFIDGKRMNDVAPKDRDIAMVFQNYALYPHMNVYDNMAFGLKLRKLPKDEIERRVTDAAKILGLEQYLQRKPKALSGGQRQRVALGRAIVRDAKVFLMDEPLSNLDAKLRVQMRAEITKLHQRLQTTTIYVTHDQTEAMTMATRLVVLKDGLIQQVGSPKEVYDKPENAFVGGFIGSPAMNFFKGKLTDGKFSFGTTSVVVPEGKMKYLREQGYVNKEILMGVRPEEIHDEPVFIDASQNTKITAKIEVAELMGAETMLYSEIDGQTFVARVDSRTDIKPGQTLDLALDMNKAHFFDTDSELRIRPAGEK
- a CDS encoding PucR family transcriptional regulator, which translates into the protein MLENLMQHYKEAMTITYNPNDTRFKWFRTEIGQIFGILKTTLAEKEIDLLTSLFQPVELLNEDHFTVSQRKWFDYLFTESKNGESPLPSDHVTLRFYYFYLKQPIEDKQNFEAAVQGIINSELVIWLSSSHGIIIEEKPTITFEVESLKDLSDTLTTDFYVEPYFYIGQLQKNDHALRDKFSLEQSCFQTLHRSANREKALTFYEGLPLLIMKSPSSVKKDILSNHLIEAIEDNELLYTIEAFLQSNLNASSTAKRLFIHRNSLQYRLEKLLEKTGLDIRTFSNATFIFLAIMLVRHEN
- a CDS encoding YheE family protein, which encodes MITHFQYKPLFKQVNLPGWRISFYFRGNHYDGTYHKNGQIEWGVMTPPKEVVTDIQSQIHELMLFHVYE
- a CDS encoding alpha/beta-type small acid-soluble spore protein — translated: MAQNSSNSNSSNQLVVPGASQAIDQMKYEIASEFGVNLGGETTSRANGSVGGEITKRLVSMAQQSMSGYSQQ